GTACGACAGGCTGACCACCGGCTCGACGAAGAAGGCCGAGCCGCCGAAGCGGTAGCCGCCTTCCAGGGCCGCGCCGTAGGCCTGGGCGTCGAATTCGGCGCGCTGGGCGACATTGGCGAAGGTGGTGTCGCCCTTCAGGAAGTCGGCCTTGAGCAGGCCGTTCACGAACAGGCCGCCCTGGCTGTAGCCGACCGAGGCGCCGACGTTGAAGCCGGTGAAGTCGATGCTGCCGCCGTCATCGTTGAAGTTGAGGTAGGAGCCGGCGTAGCCGCCGGTGACGCCCATCGCCAAGGTTCCCGAGCCCATCGGCCGGTACCAGTCGATGCCGCCCTGATAGCCGACGTAGTCCTGGTCGTAGCCGAGATCGACGGTCTGGTTGACGCCGAAGGTGGTGAAGCCGCCGTCGGTGTCGCGGCGGTCGGAGCCGGCGAGGAATTCGCCCCAGACATGGGCGCCTTCGCTCATCGCCATCTGGTCGCCGGCCCAGGCGCCGTCGCGGACGCTGGACATGTGGTTCGACCAGCTGTCGCTGGTCTTGCGCCAGAGGTTGCCGGCCGCTTCGCCGGCCAGGGCCTGCTGGAAGACGACGCTTTGCGGCGTGCCGATCAGGAGGAAGTTGGCGGTCGGGGCGTCATAGACGATCTGGTACTGCACCAGGTCGAGATTGACGTTCGACGGATCGAGCACGAAGGCGGTCGTCGGCGAGGCCGTGACGCCATCGACGATGACGACACCGGGGGTCAGGACCCCGCCGCCGACATTGTTGACCTGCACGCCGGTCGAGCCGGTCGCCGAGCCGATGATCAGGCGGTCGGCCACCGGCGTGGCGCCGGTGAAGTTGACGTCCAGCGCCAGGCGGCTACCCGCGCCGCCGTTGAAGACGCCCGGCAGGGTGAAGCTGTCGCCGGCGCGGCCGTTCTGCAGCGAGACGCGGCCGGTGTTGTTGAAGGTCTCCAGGTTGGCGAAGGTGACGTTGCCGACCGGGAAGACGCCGTTCAGGACGTTGAAATTGCCCGAGTTGTTGAAGACGTCCGCGTCCGCGCCGAAGTCGGCTCCGGCGTTGGCGTTCCAGGTCCCGGTGTTGGTCACCGTGTCGGCGCCCGCGCCGAACAGGCTGACGCCCGCGGCGTTGACCGTGCCGGCGTTATTGATGACGTCCGCGCTGTCGCTGAGCCGCACGCGGCCGTTGATGACCGCGCCGGCGGTGTTGGTGATGCTGGCGAGGCCGCCGGTGACATCGATGGCGTAGCCGGCCGAGGAACCGATGGTCCCGCGATTGGTGACGCCCGTGCCGTTGATCGAGGTGGCGCGGATGCCCGCGGTCTGGCCGTTGATGACCGAGCCCGCCTGGGTGTTCACCGAGACGGTGAGGCCGGTCAGGGTCATGGCGTCGGCCTGGGTCGAGGTGACCCCGGCGCCGTTGACGTTGACGTTGACCGCTTCCGTGGCGCTGGTGGCGACGATGCCCGACGCGCCGGCGCCGGTAACGGCGACTCGGCTGACCCCGATGGTGGCGACGCCGTTCGAGGTGACGAGGATGCCGGTGGCGCCGGCGCTCGTGGTGGTCACCGTGGTCGGGGTGACCGAGACGGAGCCGAGGTCGGCGTTGGCCCGGATGCCGACCGAACCGGCGCCGGTGGTGCTGAAGGTCCCGCCCGTGACCGAGACGTCGCCGCCGGCGTCGCTGCTGGCGTTAACCGCGAAGGCGTTGTCGCCGGTGGTGCTGACGTTGAGGCCGGAGATGGCGATATCGCCGCTGTTGGTCAGGATATCGACGGCGTTGGCGCCGAGGCCGGTGGTCGTGATCGTGCCGGCGTTGACCGTCACATTGCCGGTCGCCGAACCGCCGACGATGCCGAAGGCGTTCACACCGCTGGTGTTGATCGAGCTGATGTTGATCGCCAGGTCGCCGTCGGTGGTGGCGCCGAGGATGCCGAAGCCGCCGTCGGCGTCGGTGGTGATCGAGGCGCCGGTCAGGCCGTTGATGGTCAGGGCGTCCGTGCCGAGACCGAGTCCCAGGATGCCGGCGTTGAGGCCGCCGCTGGTGTCGATGACAACATCGCCGTCGAGGTTGATGGTCAGGTCGCCGGCCGGCGTGAAGTAGGTGATGCCGTTCGGGTAGGGGTTGCCGGCCGAGGTGCAGGTGACCGTGTCACCGCCCGGCGCGGCGACGCCGCATTCGTCCTGGGCCAGGGCGACACCCGGCGCGCCGATGGCGGCCAAGGCCAGGAAGCCGCCGATGGCGGTCGAAGCGGTCGAAAGGAGGAGAGTGCGGCTGCGAGCGCCGGATTTGGCGCGCAGGGCGGAGCTCACGAGCCCCTGGCCCGTGAGGGAATTGGTCGTACGCATATGTGGGAACTGCCTGAAAAGCTGTGGTTACTGGAGGCAGTTACGTACGGCCGGGCAGATCGTTGCGGGCCTCGGAAAAGAATCATCGAGCTCGTCAAAAAGGACGCAGGTCAGCCGGCCACCGCTTCCAGCGCTTCGGCCGCCGCCATCCAGGCCGCTTCCGCCTCATCGACCTGCGCCTGAACCTTCTCGCGCCGCTTGCCGAGGTCGGCGGCGACGGTGGGGTCGCGGACGTAGAGGTTGGGATCGCCGAGCTTCTCGTCGATCTCCGCCAGCTGCCTGGTGACCCGGGCGAGGGTCTCTTCGGCCGCCGTCAGTTTGCGCTTCAGGGGGCCGGCCGCCGCCGCCGGGTCGCGGTTGGACGCAAGGGGGGCCTTGGTGTTGACGGTCGGGTTGGGCGCCTCGCCCTTGACCTGGGTCGGGGCGCGGGCGGCGACGCGGGCGCGGTCGAGGACGAACTTGGCATAGTCGTCCATGTCGCCGTCGAAGGTCTTCACGCCGCCATCCGCCGCCAGCCACAGCCGGTCGGCGACCAGCTCCATCAGCGAACGGTCGTGGGTGATCAGGATGACGGCGCCCCGGTAGTCGTTGAGGGCGTCAAGCAGGGCCCGGCGGCTGTCGATGTCGAGGTGGTTGGTCGGCTCATCGAGGATCAGCAGGTGGGGCGCTTCCATAGCGACCATGTTGAGCAGCAGCCGCGCGCGCTCGCCGCCGGACAGGTTGGCGACGTTGGTCTCCGCCTTTTCGTAGCTGATGCCCCACTGCGCCAGTTTCGACCGACGCTGCGACTCGCTGGACTCGGGCAACGCGCGGCGGATGATGTCCATCGGGGTATCAACCGGGTCGAGGGCCTCGATCTGGTGCTGGTGGAACCAGCCGACCTTGATACGGCGGTCGCGGTGCAGGTCGCCCGACTGGATGGGCAGGGCGCCGGCGATCATCTTGGCGAAGGTCGACTTGCCGGCCCCGTTGACGCCCAGGAGGCCGATACGGTCGTCGACGTCCATGCGCAGGTTGAGGTTCTTGAGGATCGGCGGGCCGCCATAGCCGACCGTGGCGTTGTCCAGCCGCACCAGCGGCGGCGCCAGGGGCCGGGTCGGGGAGGGGATGGTGAAGGGGGCGGTGCGCTCCTCCAGGGTCATCGTCACCGGCGGCAGCTTCTGCAGCATCTTCAGGCGCGACTGGGCCTGGGTGGCCTTTGACGCGGTGGCGCGGAAGCGATCGACGAAGGCCTGCATATGGGCCCGCTTGGCTTCGATCTTGCCGCGCATGGCCTCGGCCAGGCGGGCCTTTTCGGCGTGCTGCTCCTCGAAGCTGTCGTAGCCGCCGGTGTAGAGGTCGAGCTTTCCCTCACGAACATGCAGGATGTAACCGCAGGAATTATTGAGCAATTCCCGGTCGTGGCTGATGATCAGGGCGGTGTGCGGATACTTCTTCAGCCGCGCCTCGAGCCAGAGGGCGCCTTCGAGGTCGAGGTAGTTGGTCGGCTCGTCGAGCAGCAGGAGGTCTGGCTGGCTGAACAGGGCGGCGGCCAGCGCCACCCGCATCCGCCAGCCGCCGGAGAACTCCGCCATCGGCCGGGTCAGGTCTTCATTGCTGAAGCCGAGGCCGGCGAGGATTTCGGACGCCCGCGACGGGGCCGAGTCGGCATCGATCTCGATCAACCGGGTCCAGATGTCGCCCATCTCCTCGGGATCGGCGGTTTCCAGCCGGGTCATCAGGCTGTGGCGTTCCTCGTCAGCCTCAAGCACCGTGTCGAGCAAGGAGACCGGGGTGGCCGGGTGCTCCTGGGCGACGGTGCCGATGCGGGCGGCCTTCGGGATCTTGATCTCGTCCTCGCCGCCGTGCAGCTCGCCGAGGATCAGCTTGAACAGCGTCGACTTGCCGATGCCGTTGCGGCCGACCAGGCCGATCTTCCCCCCGGTCGGCAAGGTGACGCTCGCCTTGTCGAAGAAGCGTCTGCCCCAGGCGTTGAATGTCAGTTCGTTGATCTGGAGCATGAAACGCTTTGAGGTGTTGGCGCGGGGAGGGCCCGCCGCTATAAGCTCGCGACCTCCCAAATCCCACCTCTTTGTAGGGCTGAAAGAAACTAGGCCATGACCGAACGCACCTTTTCCATCATCAAGCCGGACGCCACCGAGAAGAACCTGACCGGCGCCGTCAACGCCGTCATCGAGGCCGCCGGCCTGCGCATCGTCGCGCAGAAGCGCATCAAGCTGAGCCAGGCTCAGGCCGAGAAGTTCTACGAGATCCACAACGAGCGCCCGTTCTTCGGCGAGCTGGTCGAGTTCATGACCCGCGCTCCGGTGGTCGTGCAGGTTCTCGAAGGCGAGAACGCCGTGGCCCGCTACCGCGAAGTCATGGGCGCCACCAACCCGGCCCAGGCCGCCGAAGGCACCATCCGCAAGCTCTACGCCGACAGCGTCGGCGAGAACTCGGTGCACGGTTCGGACAGCCTGGACAACGCCAGGATCGAGATCGCCCAGTTCTTCACCGACGACGAGATCGTCGGGTAAGTCTGGCGACATCGCTGAGATTTGGGCCGGCCAGGGCAACCTGGCCGGCCTTTTTCATGGCCTAGTGCTCGGCCTTGGATGGCGGTGAATCCGGGTCGGCAGGCGCCCAGCGCTTCATGGCCGGACCGATGCTGCCGCCCTGCACCAGCACCGAGAAGAGAACCACGACGTAGGTCGCGGCCACCAGGATGTCCTTGGCCGGGCCGGGCGGCAGGGACAGGGCCAGCGCGATGGATATGCCGCCCCGCAGGCCGCCCCAGCTCATCACCCGGAACGCCAGCTTGAAGGGCAGCAGGTCGCGCCAGAAGGCGAGCGGCACGCCAACCGATATCATCCGGGCCAGCAGCACCAGCGGAATGGTCAGCGCGCCCAGCCACAGCAGGCCCAGGCGGTCGGCGAGAACGATCCCCTCGAGGCCAATGAGCAGGAACAGGACCGCATTGAGGATCTCGTCGATGAGTTCCCAGAATTTGAGCAGGTGGTCGCGGGTGATCTCGCTCATGGCGTAGCTGACCCCCTGGTTGCCGATCAGCAGGCCGGCAACGGCCATGGCGACGGGACCACTGATATGCAGGGCCGAGGCCAGCGCATAACCGCCCATGACGACCGCCAGGCTGATCATCACCTCGACCGCATAATCATCGATCGCCTTCATGGCGCGATACCCGATCCAGCCGACGACCAGCCCGAGCGCGGCCCCGCCCAGCGCCTCGACCACGAACATCTCTCCCGCATGAAGAAGCGAGAAGTGACTGCCGGCCGCGGTCGCCGCGGCCAGCAGGATGGAGAAGATCACCACCCCGACGCCATCGTTGAACAGGCTCTCGCCGACGATGGTCGCCTGAAGGGTCGGCGGCACCCTTGCGGTCTTCATGACCCCGAGCACGGCGACCGGGTCGGTTGGACTGATCAACGCCCCGAAGACGAAGCACCACATCAGGGGCAACTGCATGCCCAGCAGCTGAACGATGCCGAAGAGACCAAGACCGACCATGATCGTCGAGGCGACAACGCCGACGGTGCTCAGGATGCCGATCTGCAACGCGCCCCGCTTAAGATGTTTGAGATCGACATGGAGCGCGCCGGCGAACAGCAGGAAGGACAGCATGCCTTCCATCAGGGTCTTTTCGAAGTCGATGCCTTCCAGGAATCCGGCCACGGCCGCCGACAGGCTGATGGATGGCATCAGCCTGTCGAGCACGATGACGGCAAGCGAGGCCAGCGCCCCCATCAAGGTGAGGGCGACCGTGGCCGGGAGCTTGAGGTGCCGATGGTTGAGCCATCCAAGCGCCGCTGCCAGCACGACGAGGATCGCGGCGGCGTCAAAGGCCGAGAGGGGCAGGGTGCCTGTCATGGTCGTCCAGCGGATGGTCTGGGCAGGTGCGGCGACGTCGCCCGTTCAAGGTTCAAACTGAAGGTCCCGGCCGCCGCTGTCGATTCCAATCGGCCCTACACGGCCCGCGACCGCACAAATTCCGCCAGGGCCCGGGGGTAGAGGGCATGCTCGGCGGCCAGCACGCGGGCGGTCAGCGACTCGACCGAATCAGTCTCGGTGATCGGCGTCCGGGCCTGCGCCAGCACCGGGCCTTCATCGACCCCCGCCGTCACCAGATGCACCGAACAGCCGGCCTCGGCGTCTCCCGCCTCGATGGCGCGGCGATGGGTGTCGAGGCCCGGATGGCGGGGCAACAGCGAGGGGTGGATGTTCAGCATCCGTCCCTCCCAGGCCCCGACCAGGAAGGGCGTCATGATCCGCATATAGCCGGCCAGGGCGACGACATGGCAGTTGAACCGCCTCAGGGCGGCGTCGAGGGCATGCTCGTGCGCCTCGCGGTCCTTGCCGAACGGGGCATGATCGACAGCCAACGCCGTCACCCCGAGCGCCCTGGCCCGTTCCAGTCCCGCCGCATCCGGCCGGTTGGAGATCACCACGGCCACCGCATAGGGGCAGTCATCCGCCTCCGCCGCCCGGATCAGGGCTTCCATGTTGGAGCCTGTTCCGGAGATCAGGATGCCAACACGGGCCTTTGTCATGCCTTGGCGAGCTCGCCGCAGACGAAAGCGTCCTCGCCGGCGTCGAGGAGGGCCATCAGCACCTCCGGCGCCTGGTCCCTGGCGACGATCAGGAGAAGACCGATGCCGCAGTTGAAGGTCCGGCGCAGTTCGTGGTCGTCGATGCCGCCCTCGCGTTGCAGCCAGTCGAACACCGGCGGCAGG
The nucleotide sequence above comes from Caulobacter sp. NIBR1757. Encoded proteins:
- a CDS encoding autotransporter outer membrane beta-barrel domain-containing protein, which encodes MSSALRAKSGARSRTLLLSTASTAIGGFLALAAIGAPGVALAQDECGVAAPGGDTVTCTSAGNPYPNGITYFTPAGDLTINLDGDVVIDTSGGLNAGILGLGLGTDALTINGLTGASITTDADGGFGILGATTDGDLAINISSINTSGVNAFGIVGGSATGNVTVNAGTITTTGLGANAVDILTNSGDIAISGLNVSTTGDNAFAVNASSDAGGDVSVTGGTFSTTGAGSVGIRANADLGSVSVTPTTVTTTSAGATGILVTSNGVATIGVSRVAVTGAGASGIVATSATEAVNVNVNGAGVTSTQADAMTLTGLTVSVNTQAGSVINGQTAGIRATSINGTGVTNRGTIGSSAGYAIDVTGGLASITNTAGAVINGRVRLSDSADVINNAGTVNAAGVSLFGAGADTVTNTGTWNANAGADFGADADVFNNSGNFNVLNGVFPVGNVTFANLETFNNTGRVSLQNGRAGDSFTLPGVFNGGAGSRLALDVNFTGATPVADRLIIGSATGSTGVQVNNVGGGVLTPGVVIVDGVTASPTTAFVLDPSNVNLDLVQYQIVYDAPTANFLLIGTPQSVVFQQALAGEAAGNLWRKTSDSWSNHMSSVRDGAWAGDQMAMSEGAHVWGEFLAGSDRRDTDGGFTTFGVNQTVDLGYDQDYVGYQGGIDWYRPMGSGTLAMGVTGGYAGSYLNFNDDGGSIDFTGFNVGASVGYSQGGLFVNGLLKADFLKGDTTFANVAQRAEFDAQAYGAALEGGYRFGGSAFFVEPVVSLSYVRTEMDDFDVMNSSISYDDNDSLRGKLGLRGGGVWNMSSGGRVIPYGAVYAVEEFEGEDGLTFTNGGIDLAIANLAPETYGQAQLGLGFSPWTGPLSGFTGYVQADGNFGNDMSGGGVRLGFRFKW
- a CDS encoding ABC-F family ATP-binding cassette domain-containing protein, whose protein sequence is MLQINELTFNAWGRRFFDKASVTLPTGGKIGLVGRNGIGKSTLFKLILGELHGGEDEIKIPKAARIGTVAQEHPATPVSLLDTVLEADEERHSLMTRLETADPEEMGDIWTRLIEIDADSAPSRASEILAGLGFSNEDLTRPMAEFSGGWRMRVALAAALFSQPDLLLLDEPTNYLDLEGALWLEARLKKYPHTALIISHDRELLNNSCGYILHVREGKLDLYTGGYDSFEEQHAEKARLAEAMRGKIEAKRAHMQAFVDRFRATASKATQAQSRLKMLQKLPPVTMTLEERTAPFTIPSPTRPLAPPLVRLDNATVGYGGPPILKNLNLRMDVDDRIGLLGVNGAGKSTFAKMIAGALPIQSGDLHRDRRIKVGWFHQHQIEALDPVDTPMDIIRRALPESSESQRRSKLAQWGISYEKAETNVANLSGGERARLLLNMVAMEAPHLLILDEPTNHLDIDSRRALLDALNDYRGAVILITHDRSLMELVADRLWLAADGGVKTFDGDMDDYAKFVLDRARVAARAPTQVKGEAPNPTVNTKAPLASNRDPAAAAGPLKRKLTAAEETLARVTRQLAEIDEKLGDPNLYVRDPTVAADLGKRREKVQAQVDEAEAAWMAAAEALEAVAG
- the ndk gene encoding nucleoside-diphosphate kinase; the encoded protein is MTERTFSIIKPDATEKNLTGAVNAVIEAAGLRIVAQKRIKLSQAQAEKFYEIHNERPFFGELVEFMTRAPVVVQVLEGENAVARYREVMGATNPAQAAEGTIRKLYADSVGENSVHGSDSLDNARIEIAQFFTDDEIVG
- a CDS encoding sodium:proton antiporter → MTGTLPLSAFDAAAILVVLAAALGWLNHRHLKLPATVALTLMGALASLAVIVLDRLMPSISLSAAVAGFLEGIDFEKTLMEGMLSFLLFAGALHVDLKHLKRGALQIGILSTVGVVASTIMVGLGLFGIVQLLGMQLPLMWCFVFGALISPTDPVAVLGVMKTARVPPTLQATIVGESLFNDGVGVVIFSILLAAATAAGSHFSLLHAGEMFVVEALGGAALGLVVGWIGYRAMKAIDDYAVEVMISLAVVMGGYALASALHISGPVAMAVAGLLIGNQGVSYAMSEITRDHLLKFWELIDEILNAVLFLLIGLEGIVLADRLGLLWLGALTIPLVLLARMISVGVPLAFWRDLLPFKLAFRVMSWGGLRGGISIALALSLPPGPAKDILVAATYVVVLFSVLVQGGSIGPAMKRWAPADPDSPPSKAEH
- the purN gene encoding phosphoribosylglycinamide formyltransferase — encoded protein: MTKARVGILISGTGSNMEALIRAAEADDCPYAVAVVISNRPDAAGLERARALGVTALAVDHAPFGKDREAHEHALDAALRRFNCHVVALAGYMRIMTPFLVGAWEGRMLNIHPSLLPRHPGLDTHRRAIEAGDAEAGCSVHLVTAGVDEGPVLAQARTPITETDSVESLTARVLAAEHALYPRALAEFVRSRAV